In one window of Gemmatimonadota bacterium DNA:
- a CDS encoding SDR family oxidoreductase: MATQWDFKDKTVLVTGVGRAGQIGHAVAEAFGRAGARVVAVDRNAVGVAERVREFAAQGIEARPAAGDLTEPDVAALAVEIALKHYGRLDAVVNVAGGLTTYGPVGKTGVDGFDREIAINLKTAYLMSRAAVEALTASRGAIVNFASVAYFRPAEQMAAYTAAKAGVAGLTQSLAAELWPKGVRVNAIAPGMVRTPENVAVAGEQAHYVEMSQLIGAVLFLAGESSAGISGHILPVTNGAL, encoded by the coding sequence ATGGCCACACAGTGGGACTTCAAGGACAAGACGGTGCTCGTCACCGGCGTGGGTCGCGCGGGGCAGATCGGCCACGCGGTGGCTGAGGCGTTCGGGCGGGCGGGCGCCCGCGTGGTGGCGGTCGACCGCAACGCGGTCGGCGTGGCGGAGCGGGTCCGGGAATTTGCCGCGCAGGGCATCGAGGCCCGGCCCGCCGCCGGCGACCTCACCGAGCCTGACGTGGCCGCCCTCGCGGTGGAGATCGCCCTCAAGCACTACGGGCGGCTCGACGCCGTGGTGAACGTGGCGGGCGGGCTCACCACCTATGGCCCGGTGGGCAAGACCGGGGTGGATGGCTTCGATCGCGAGATCGCCATCAACCTCAAGACGGCCTACCTGATGTCCCGCGCCGCGGTCGAGGCCCTGACGGCCAGCCGGGGCGCGATCGTGAACTTCGCCTCCGTGGCCTACTTCCGGCCCGCCGAGCAGATGGCGGCCTACACCGCGGCGAAGGCGGGCGTGGCCGGCCTCACCCAGAGTCTCGCCGCGGAGCTGTGGCCCAAGGGGGTCCGGGTCAACGCCATCGCCCCGGGCATGGTGCGTACGCCCGAGAACGTGGCGGTGGCGGGCGAGCAGGCGCATTACGTGGAGATGTCGCAGCTGATCGGCGCGGTGCTCTTCCTGGCGGGGGAGTCGTCCGCCGGCATCAGCGGCCACATCCTCCCGGTGACCAACGGCGCCCTCTGA
- a CDS encoding SDR family oxidoreductase: MELAGRVALVTGAGHRLGRAIALALAGRGMPVAVHYHRSRREADVTLHAIRELGLRAELFQADLSDATAARALPATVAEAFGRLDVLVNSAGIMVRATVEETTPELWDQVQDTNLRSMFFTTQGALPALRAARGRVINLADVGGLEPWPRYAAHCVSKAGVVMLTRTLARALAPEVTVNAVAPGAVLPPDDWDAAAREHLARTTPLGRLGGPQDVTAAILYLLEGGDYVTGETIVVDGGRLIR; the protein is encoded by the coding sequence ATGGAACTCGCCGGGCGGGTGGCGCTGGTGACCGGGGCCGGACACCGCCTCGGCCGCGCCATCGCGCTGGCGCTCGCTGGTCGCGGGATGCCGGTGGCGGTGCATTATCATCGCTCCCGCCGCGAGGCCGACGTCACCCTGCACGCCATCCGGGAGCTGGGCCTGCGCGCCGAGCTTTTCCAGGCCGACCTCTCGGACGCCACCGCGGCCCGGGCATTGCCGGCCACGGTGGCGGAGGCCTTCGGGCGGCTCGACGTCCTGGTGAACAGCGCCGGCATCATGGTGCGCGCCACGGTCGAAGAGACCACCCCCGAGTTGTGGGACCAGGTGCAGGACACCAACCTCCGGTCGATGTTCTTCACCACCCAGGGCGCGCTGCCGGCCCTGCGGGCGGCGCGCGGACGGGTCATCAACCTGGCCGACGTCGGCGGGCTCGAGCCCTGGCCGCGCTACGCCGCCCACTGCGTGAGCAAGGCGGGGGTGGTCATGCTCACCCGCACCCTGGCGCGGGCCCTGGCCCCGGAGGTCACGGTCAACGCCGTGGCCCCCGGCGCGGTGCTTCCCCCGGATGACTGGGACGCCGCCGCCCGCGAACACCTGGCCCGCACCACCCCCCTCGGCCGGCTCGGCGGGCCCCAGGATGTGACCGCGGCGATCCTCTACCTGCTGGAAGGCGGGGACTACGTCACCGGCGAGACGATCGTCGTCGATGGCGGCCGCCTCATCCGCTGA
- the trxB gene encoding thioredoxin-disulfide reductase has product MTQTSAFDLDTVIVGAGPAGLCAGMYAGRGMLKAVVLESRVPGGELLNTEKIEDYPGFESILGRELAERMTAHAKKFGAEIRQATVDGIFRQPDGTFEVKTLDGDVYRAPTVILTAGGTPTKLEVPGEAEYAGFGVSYCAVCDGAFFRNQTIAVIGGGDAAVEEADYLTRYAAKVYLVHRRSELRASKVLQERLFANPKIEPVWNKQVLEVEGREQAGLREVTALRLKDTVTGAESRLAASGCFVFIGFRPNSGLIREHFRHDASGYVITDDRMMTSIPGLFAAGDLRVQLTRQVTTAVGDATTAAIAVEKYLTERRAKASVGA; this is encoded by the coding sequence ATGACCCAGACTTCTGCATTCGATCTCGATACCGTCATCGTCGGCGCCGGCCCGGCCGGCCTCTGCGCCGGCATGTACGCCGGCCGCGGCATGCTCAAGGCCGTGGTGCTCGAAAGCCGGGTGCCCGGTGGCGAGCTGCTCAACACCGAGAAGATCGAGGACTACCCCGGCTTCGAGTCCATCCTCGGCCGCGAGCTGGCTGAGCGGATGACTGCCCACGCCAAGAAGTTCGGCGCCGAGATCCGCCAGGCCACGGTCGACGGCATCTTCCGCCAGCCCGACGGGACCTTCGAGGTGAAGACCCTCGATGGCGATGTCTACCGCGCCCCGACCGTGATCCTCACCGCCGGCGGCACGCCCACCAAGCTCGAGGTGCCCGGCGAGGCCGAGTATGCGGGGTTCGGGGTGTCGTACTGCGCGGTCTGCGACGGCGCCTTCTTCCGCAACCAGACCATCGCGGTCATCGGCGGCGGTGACGCCGCGGTCGAGGAGGCGGACTACCTCACCCGCTACGCCGCCAAGGTGTACCTCGTGCACCGGCGCAGCGAGCTCCGGGCCTCCAAGGTGCTGCAGGAGCGTCTCTTCGCCAACCCGAAGATCGAGCCGGTGTGGAACAAGCAGGTGCTCGAGGTCGAGGGGCGGGAGCAGGCCGGCCTGCGCGAGGTGACGGCGCTGCGCCTCAAGGACACCGTGACCGGCGCGGAGTCGCGGCTCGCGGCCAGCGGCTGCTTCGTGTTCATCGGCTTCCGGCCCAACTCGGGGCTCATTCGCGAGCACTTCCGGCACGACGCGAGCGGGTACGTGATCACCGACGACCGGATGATGACCTCGATTCCCGGCCTCTTCGCCGCCGGCGACCTCCGGGTACAGCTCACCCGCCAGGTCACCACCGCCGTGGGCGACGCCACCACCGCCGCCATCGCCGT